The genome window TCCCTCATCCCGTGCCCCATTCTAACTTAATCACTTTTATTTTTCGAACAATAAGGTTAAAATAAGGAATCATTATTTCCTTTGGGGGTAGAAAGGAGTTAATTTAATGTCTATTCGCAGTACAATTGCCGAAACGGTCGGCCGGTCCAGCTACTGGTTCCTGCACCGCTTTCGCAATGGAGGCAGTTCACTGCCTGGTCAACTAACTTTACTGATTGATCCACATATTCTAAACAGTTTTAGCAAACGCTACGACCTGATTATCGTTACCGGAACTAACGGCAAGACCCTCACCACAGCCTTAAGTACCCGGGTTCTGCGCACAAAGTATGAACAGGTTTTAACCAACCCGACCGGCTCTAACATGGAGCAGGGAATCGTTACGACCTTTATTACGGCCCCCCGCCCCCACCGAAAGGGGCTCGCAATCCTCGAGGTTGACGAGGCCAACGTGGTGAAGGTGACCCAGTTTATTAAACCGGTGGCCTTCGTCTTTACCAACATTTTTCGTGACCAGATGGACCGTTACGGTGAAACCTACACCACCTACGACAAAATCCTGGCGGGGGTACAGCGGGCACCCCAGGCGACCGTGATCATTAATGGTGACGAACAGCTCTTTCACAGCCGCGACTTGCCAAACCCAGTTGTCTACTACGGTTTTGCCCATGAACACCGGGATGCCTTTGATGCTCCGGCTAATACTGATGGACTACTCTGTCCAAAGTGTCAGCACATCCTCCGCTACCACCTGCGGACATACGCCGGTTTGGGGGACTACTTCTGTCCCCACTGTGGTTTTCACCGGCCACAATTAACCTACGCGGTAACCAAGCTTACTGAACTGACCCCCACTAGCTCAACCTTTGAA of Limosilactobacillus oris contains these proteins:
- a CDS encoding Mur ligase family protein codes for the protein MSIRSTIAETVGRSSYWFLHRFRNGGSSLPGQLTLLIDPHILNSFSKRYDLIIVTGTNGKTLTTALSTRVLRTKYEQVLTNPTGSNMEQGIVTTFITAPRPHRKGLAILEVDEANVVKVTQFIKPVAFVFTNIFRDQMDRYGETYTTYDKILAGVQRAPQATVIINGDEQLFHSRDLPNPVVYYGFAHEHRDAFDAPANTDGLLCPKCQHILRYHLRTYAGLGDYFCPHCGFHRPQLTYAVTKLTELTPTSSTFEIDGHEYTINVGGLYNIYNALAAYAVGRQFGVSPQQIKEAFERGERVFGRQEVIDIDGKEVNLVLVKNPVGLNQVLNMIATDHEPFSLGFLLNAHYADGIDTSWIWDGNFEQFAQSDVRQYLTGGERYRDISTRLEMAGVTKLWEEPNLEQVVQKIKEMPTKRVYLLATYTAVLQLRKLLAEQKYIKGGMD